The genome window TTCATAGAGATTGTATACAGTCccactttcttattcttttctctgGTCACCACAACTTTtgaagctgtgtgtgtgtatggctaAGTGTTAGGAATTAATTTACACACtacttatcttttccttttctgagacTGTGTGTGTCCAAGTGTCAGTATTCAAAGAATTATGGTTTGCCTTATTTTACCTCTAAAGAATAAACACATTTATGAAATTTTCAAGTCAACTGAAGAACttgatctttaaaataaattggtaaaagatgaaaaaaagtaaaaaaggaataGTTTTCAGAATGTCTGAAATGAGTAGATACATCTAATAAGGCCattaattttttcaacaaaattatGCAATTTTAGAGGTCAATTATAAGGGAACAGAGAAGAGAGGCATAAGTTGTGTATGTACTCATATAAGGGGTAACAAAAGAGGCATAAAGAAATAGAGGAAAGGAATGAGAGACAAAGAATgtgtggaaggaagaaaggagagaaggagatggAAGAGATGGTTTTCAGAATATATTGtgaaaaatagaagacaaaaagcaaatctATTAATCTATTGACAACTCTAAATTAGTCAGACTGAATTTTAAAGTCCAGGGTACTCAGGTAACATCTAGCTGGACTGGATATGAGGCCTTCAGGATGGCAAGCACTGCACTCGATCTTGGCCCTCCTCCTCGGATGTATCTGAGGTGCTGGAAGACTCATCCAGCTCTTCATTTGGGAACTCAGCTCCATGACCTCTCCAGCCGGAGTGATGAGCTCTCTGTGACAGGTGACGCATGAAGAACCGAAGCATGTGGTTGTCAAACGGGTCGATATGGTGCAAGTTATCTTCATCTCGTTCCTGCTTGTTCTTCTTAATCACATCTTTTAACCCAGTAAGCTCAGTGGCAGCTTGAGCTGTGGGTGTCCAGATCTTGACATGCTGATCTAGGCCACTGGTCGCCAACACTGGTAGGTAAGGGTGGGGTTCAAGACAGTTTACTATACCTCCTCTGTCCCCCTCCATGAACTGGATGATCTGGCAGGACGATTTCTCCCAGAAGAAGACGTGCCCACAATCACTACCGCTCACAACAAACTCACTCCTGGGGCCATAGAAATTAACACATTTgattgtggcattatttctgtgcCCCTTATATCTCTTAACATATTGAGCACCATCACTGTGAGAGGAGTTGAAGAGGTAAATATCTTCATCATTGTAGCTGGCCAGGAGCTCTGTGCCATCGTGGCTGTACACAATGCAGGTGATGCTTGCTGGGAAATCACAATTAACCAGATGATGAGGAGTGAATTTCTTGAGCactccattgttttctttctcatcaaTTCTCCTCTGGTCATAAATCCTTACAAATTGATCATGTCCACCCACTGCAAATTGGTAAATATTGGCAGGATTCATAGAGATTGTATACAGTCCCACTTTCTTATCCTTTTCTCTTGTTACCACAACTTTTGAAGCTGGCCGGTCTTGTCTGAGGTCAATGGTGAACACAACGGCATCTTCACCTGAAGTGAGGAACTTATAAGGagagtctggctccagagccaaCTCGTGGGCAGGTCCCCTGTGCTTGGCCACACGCTTAGTATTCTCGCAATACGATGCATTAATTAGTTCTGCTACCCGTACTTGTCCATCATGGCCACACATGGCCATGATGGAATCACCACAGTTAGGAAAGAACTTAGCCTGGATGACATTAATATCGTGACCACTCTCAAAGTTCAGTACTGGCTTCTGCCTCACCCAGTCCCACACTATCACCCTTAAGTCATCACCGCTACTGGCCAGCCGGGTGCCACGCTGGTTAAAGTGTACAGTACTGACAGAACCAGCATGGCCTCCAAGAAGACCCTGCAGGCAGAAGCGCTGCACAAAGGCTCTTGCCCCACAGGCCTCATATACAAAGCGGGCACTTGAACCCAGCTGCCGCTGGCGAAGAGCAGTAAGGACTTGCCAGCGAGGTCGGGGCAGGGCAGACGTCTCTGACGAAATCCACTCCTCCAGCGCCCGATCCTCCTCTAACAAACACTGCTCATGGTTGGCGCCACCGCATCGTGTACACACCCGAGGctgttcttcttcctcctccccttcctcctcctccatctcttcttcttcctcctccctttctgtCTCCTCCTCTCCCACTAATGGGTAATAAAATAAACCTTCACCACTCACGAGGAAATGCTCAAAATCCTCCACACTTTCAAGTTCGACGTCTTCACTTGAACTTTCTGGGTCTGTGTCTTGATTTTCTGTGCTGGCATCGTTCGGGAAACCACCATCCCTGGTATCACCGCCATCTCCGGTCGATGGCTCTGCGGCCGCCATTTCAGTGTCTGAGGAGGCCGCCGTCACCACTGCTGCTCCAGACTGCTCCTCTGGGCTGCTTAACAGGCTTTCAGTCCCTAAGTCTGGTAAGCCATCTGTGCTGCCCTCTTGGTGGGACATCTCGAACGACGTTTGCCGTATCTGATCTGGAACTGGAAAAGTCAACCCCTAAAAGCTCAGGGAAGACAGCACACCTGCCCTGAGGACGGACGGTCGGAGAAGGCAGTAGGTTAGCGGCAAAGAGACACCAACCCGATTGGCTAAAAGGGGCGACAAACTAATCCACCAAGGCTGACGTCAGTACGGGAGCCGGTGAGGCTCAGAAGGCTTTTTATCTGCTCGCCTCCTCTCAGGGTCCAGACTGCTCTAATTTTTCCAGGCCCAGAGCCACACCCCCACAGGCATCTTACACTGTGAGTAGCTGCGGTTTTTTTGAAGATTAAAACTTGCCACACGTTGGAAAATGCTCTTATTAGAAAGGTCACGCAGTGAATGCAAAGAACTCTGATATTCTTAGTCTTGCCACCAGACGGCAATATTTTGGCATGACAGAGAGGTCTCTACTATAGGTGTATCTTAAGTTAGACATAGGCTCTGAGACGAGGATGTATGTTTgattaatttaagaaaatgatcTAAGGGAAGACAGTGGATGCAAGGAAGAGTGAAATCTCAGGTGAACATCCCTCAGAGGACAGCTTCAGCACGATCCTCCTGGGGAACTCTGGAGAGTAAATTACATCTGAGTTATCCTTACACCAGGCAAGGGAGTGAACTTTCATACTCCTACACTGTTCAGTCATTGGTTAAAGGCCACACTGGGAGGGATGAGTATATCAACTCCCAGATGTCCCAGATGCTTTACAATCTCTTCATCTGTGGGCAAAAGCCCCTTCAGCAGCTTGAGGGCTAAAGAGCTGTACATTAGTACTGATGCttggaagggaaagggaagtagATGGTACAAAAAGGGATTTGAAAGGATCTTGCAGAATAACAGCCACAAAGTAGCTAATACAACCACTATTAGAAAGGGCTTTGTTACTACTGTGTATGATGATGAAAGTACaacttaaataaaactttaaaaagtgtataGAAGTCTAATTTGGAAGGTGAAACTAAAACTAAAGTCATGGTAAGCAAATGCCATTCACTCCCCATATCTTGTTAAACGATGGTTCAAATCCCACAGTTGCCATACCCCTCTTCATGCCAGTTGAAGGAATAATCTGGGGAACAATGGTGAAGTGCAAAGACTGACagtcttaaataataagactcgAAAGTCTAAAAGAATCCTTGACCCAAGGTCTACGGACGAATGATGTGTTAGCAGACgtgaaaacattaatctccttgtgcTTTATCAgaactcttgggtgaccaggACCAATGTTAATGATcagtaacattttgaaaggaatattCTTTTCTGAACAGTAGAACTCAACAGGGGATTAAAAATactcagtaaaccatgctgtaaacagatgttctgtcaaccaggctttgttttcctttttttttttttttttttgagatggagtttcactcttgttgcccaggctggagtacaatggcgcgatttcagctcaccgccacctctgcctcccgggttcaagcgattctcctgcctcagcctcctgagtagttgggactacaggcatgtgccaccacacccaactaattttgtatttttagtagagacagggtttctccatgttggtcaggctggtctcaaactcccaaactcaggtgatgatcacgcccccctcagcctcccaaagtgctgggattacagcatgagccaccgcacctggcctgttgttCCTTTTTTAGAGCATAAAGTAGCTTTAGCATggttcttaagggccctaggattttccaGATGGTAAGTGACCATTGGCTTCAAGTTAAAGTTACTGACTGCATTAACCCCCACCAAGAGAGCCAGCCTGGCCTTTGAAGCTGTGAAGCCAGGCATTAATTTCTTGTCTCCAGTTATGGAAGTCCTGCATGGCATCTAcctccaatagaaggctgtttgtTCTACAGTGAAAATcagttgtttagtgtagccaccttcatcaattagaTACACTTTGTATGAGAGAACTGAAGTGATCCAAATATTCAGTGATCATTAAGTGGGATGATTTGTCAAGTACTACTGGTTCTTCAGTTATTAGTGCTATTTGACAAATAGTTCTGGTTTTTCTCTCATTGATGTATGTGATAGGCCTGTACTTCCAGGTCTTTATATGGTTGGATGGGACTGTGTGACCAGATTTACCTGCTCCCTTGTGAGAGGAAGTGCTGTTTGTTATTACTGGGCTGGCTTGTTTCATTGCTAATGTGTGGCCATCCATACATCTCTCTCCCCAGTTTGCTCATGACCTGCAATGTTCCAGATTTCAGCTAGTCTCCATGAATATCTACCATGAACAGAGAACACTTCTCCCATTCCTCCCCAGTAACCCATGATAGATATGTAGCATAAGCAAAATATCAactttatcatcatcatctttggAAAATTGGGGAATATTTGTTACTGCAGAATAGCCTAGTCTATCTGACTGAGACAAACTACATTGtcgattactttttaaattttagaacttAGGTCAGAATATTaagttatgttttatatttagagGATGACAAAACCTTCAAGTTATTAAAGATTATAAGTTTCTGACTATCCATTTACAAGATAGTCATGCTTATTTCTCCTAAACAACAAAGTACTCAGCACAGGATAGGTATGTAGTAAGTATTTTTCTGGTGAATTCATGTATTAAAGCTGTATatttatgaatgaatatatagaagaattaaacaaaaccaaaaaaaattctaTTGAACATTCCATGGAGGATGGATAATAGTGAATAACCTAAGGGAgatatccattttgagtttaatGTTAACATAAAAATCTAATATTGAACAATTTTACATCAGGGCAATGCAAACAACATTGCCTAAGACTCAGGCTGAAGATCATTCTCTGAAATTTTCATAAGAAACAGTAGATTTATGTTATCTTTATAAAGTGTCCAGCTAAGGGGAGGCAGATTCAAAACcatgttaaaatgttaaattaaggccgggcacagtggcttatgcctgtaatctcagcactttgggaggccgaggtgagtggatcacttgaggtcagcagtttgagaccagtctggccaacatggtgaaacaccatctctactaaaaattagcctaacatggtggcaggcgcctgtattcccaactactcaggagactgagacaggagaatcgcttgaacccaggaggcagaggttgcagtgagccaagatcacgccattgcactccattctgggcggcagagtgagactccatttcaaaataataataataataaaataaaatcttaagatgtaaaaacgaaaagaaaatgtatgtttatatgttcATACTAGGCTTGCTTTTTTGTCATACATTGGGGTTAAATTTGAGACTCAACATAAAATTGCTTATAGGAAAGTTTATTTACCCATAATATATGAGAAATCTAAGTAAGATTAATTGCTAAATATCATACATCATTTCAACTGCATTACTTCCTCTCATAATAAGTAGATTACTTTTCACTTTTGTGAGTTAGTATACTATACTGGTAGAATTGAGAAAAGTAGGTCATTGACCACGTCCAGATGGGCAAAGATATTTAGCTTGCAGAGAAGTAGGCCAATCGCACCACAATTAAGACATCTACCTGCTTAATTACTGCTGCATTAAACGATAACCTTCACATTTTCTTCTAGCTCTACTGTCACTGAAAAGTTTCACTATGACACAGTCTGtcaactcagagagttaaaattttaacatgtatTTCTTGATAATTgcaatatttgtacattttacatgttttgtgagaatctcatgttaaaattaaATCATCACAATATTATTGTCTCTTCACTAAACACTGCATTTCAATGTAAGAAGTGTAATTGATTCAATTTAATTCAGCCagctgttttattttaagaacaaTTTGCTTTTCTCAGCTTATCTTTCCCATTTTTCCTTCCCATGTTTCTGAGAGGAGTTATTTGGTCAGCAGGAAACATTCTTGAacatcaaatatttaaaactatgcagccacaaaTTTTAAATAGCATCCATGTTAGGCCTCTGCTAAGAACAGAGCTTTTGAATCaggaggtaattttttttgtggtttgCTAAAAGGttcattaacaacaacaataaaattgtGAGCAGTTCAGTAAGCTTTGACATTTTTGAGGTGTGCACTAAAAGTATTACCACATatgtttgccttttctttttataatcaaattttttatgaaaaattgaagatattattttcaaaatagtaagaaagaaaaatagcaaagaaCAATAAAAGGTCATGTATGCCATTCtactctttaattaaaaaaaaacactaataaaTAAGACATGATGGAACCTGTAGCATATTCCATAGCAAAACAATATTAATAGTACAGAGTTAAATTTTAGTATAAAATTTTCCCACTGACATTTATGGTATTGCCTTGacattttgtttacttctttttaaaaagcacatctgTCAGgaagcagtgactcatgcctgtaattcaagcatttggggaggctgaggcaggtagatagcttgagcccaggagttcgagaccagcctgggcaagagatcccatttctacaaaaatacaaaaattagttgggtgtggtgacatgtgcccaGCTCCTcagtaggttgaggcaggaggatcatttgagctcaggaggttgaggctgcagtgggctgagattgcatcattgcactccaacctgggcaaaagagtgagatcctgccaaaagaaaaaaaaagcattaccTAATTCCGTACTTTCTATATAGTAGAGGtgcagtaaacatttgttgaattgatttaagtgaatttttatttaaaattttagtaaacATATACCGGTATGAACTTTCCCTTTCATCAACATTTGCCCTAATTAAGTTACATCTTGGAATgttctattaataaaatatatttctgtggccgggcacagtggctcacgcctgtaatcccagcactttgggaggccaaggcaggtagatcacgaggtcaggagatcgagaccatcccggctaacacggtgaaaccccgtctctactaaaaatacaaaaaattagccaggcgtggtggcgggcgcctgtagtcccagctactcggaaggctgaggcaggagaatggcgtgaacccgggaggcggagcttgcagtgagccgagatcgtgccattgcactccagcctgggcgacagagcgagactccgtctcaaaaaaataaaaaataaaaataaataaataaaatatatttctgtaggAAAAAACATATCTTAAGGAACTGTTTAGACTTTATCAGAGGTTAAATGCAAGTGCTTTCTAATCGTACAAGAAGAAtccttaaaaaataagtaatctGTCTTCCCTTACCACTTAGCTCCACATACACATGATATACTCAGTGTTCATAGTATTTTGGATGCCTAATTTAGCTTCTGACAGAAATTTCTGTTAATGCACAGATACAATTTTATGAAGTACGTGTCAGTAGTTATTTGCCATGTGGGGTTTTGAGCTTTTAGTTTTAACTCTATTTGGGTAGCAGTTGCTTGAAATTTGAACGTGAGCCATGAGTGTCCTTTCAATACAAAATAAGTGAGGAGCAAAAATCTCACTGACCTTCCCCACCTCACAGTGGAATCAGTATACTGCAGTGGCATGTTTTGATTGATTGACACAGATTCACTCCATCTTTTATGTGGGAGACACTGTTTGGTGGTGAGGAAGGATAATAGAAAAGGGATGTTTGTTGCCCTTGAGAAACTTCTGATATCTAGTTGAGGAGCTGGGAAATGTATGGAAATATATGGGACTTATATGGAATATTGTTCCCATATGAGTCAAAGAATGTTTATGACAACCATTGTGATCTGAACTTTAGAGTCTCAAGATGcttttatccttatttttgttACACAATGTATTTAATTACCTTACTATTTTACCTACGTCATGCTAGATCCTTCTTATTAGATTGCAAACTTCTTGAAGAAGCATATTGTGAGACACTTGTTTTCATGATTTATGTGGTTGGTACTAttagaaaacttttcaaaatatagtGAGTAATCGAGAGATATGGTGAGCCATCCATGAAATTCTCTGTTGCATCATGAAACTGTTCTTCTAGTTCACCTCTTCtatcctttgtctttttcttgattCCTGAAGGGGTGTGGCATCCTTAGGAAAAAATcacaaagaggcagagaaaaaagttaaaataatgcGTTTCAGTTATGTTATAAGTAGCTGacaatattagaaaaagaaaggtgGCTTTGTCCTCTCTGAAAAATTTAAAGGATCTAAAACCCCTCCAGTAATGAAGAGTAAGAATCTGTTGTCTTTCTAGAAATAGCCAGTGGTGTAACCCAGTACCTAGGGAGCCTTGTGACCCATGTGAAGGACCTTGATCCTGAGGGTTAAGTAAAGGCAAGGCTGAGAGCACCATAGAGAGCAAAAGGAGAGTGATGCCTAGTGCCAGATCTGTCTCACAGACCCTGGCCAACCAACGGGTGAAATGAAtactcagacacaggtatgcaGTGTAAGAGCAGCTGGGGGACTGCCTGGCTCTTGTGGCCAAAGTGCAGCCCTGAGAAGCTGGAACTGCTTGCTTTTATTCAGTGCAGGCACAATGCTGAAAGCCTGGAGCATATACAACCTGCAGGtcattaacatttattgttcCCCTTTCAGGGAATGTCACACGTGTGGATGTTCAAAGGTCTGTTCCTAGACAACTTCAAACAAACAAGCCTGAGCAAGATaactttcccttccctcccttgcACATACTCCTCgccctctgcctcagggttaGAAAACAGCTGCCTTCAGCTATTCTCCCCTGAAGGTTTGCAGagccttctgacctttcagaaGGCCTACTCCATTCCCTATAGTTTCTCCCACCACTCTGATTAATCTCCTACAGCCTAGAAGAGATATGAAATgaaatataacaaagaaaaactgaagtACAAACTTTCTTTTAGATTCCATATTCATGATCCTCTGATGATGTTCTGCAGTAGATCCTCAAATAgatctgttttcttctgttaCACCTTTATGCACTTTGTAAGCACAAGCAAAGGATAATAAGGAGCACTGTAGAATGTTAGACCTGGAAAAGACAGAATTGAAACTTAGGAGGAACCCTCTAATTAATATGTGAGATTAGTAACTGATACCAAGAAAAGTTAAATTCCCTACAGATTAGAAAGAATCTATACTTATGAAAGACTAGCAAAAAGGGGCCAATACCATGTATTAGTATTTACTAAGTATCCTCTATTCTCTATACTCATGACTAGTCTGAAAGGGTGTCTCCCTTACCTTTTGGTTTTTACAGTGATGACTTGTTTTGATGTCCATGCTAGCagggaacgagatcatgtccctTGCATTTATTTTAGTTACTACAATGCATCTTTTTCTCTGTTCATTGTTAACTTTTCCTCTTAAATTTGCCATTTTGAAATTAAACCATTACTCAAaccaaaaagaacagaaaaaatattccCACCAACTTCTAAACATAATCAGACTAAGTTCTtgctattaaattattttacacaTTCCCTCAGGCAAAGTCTAGATATAATCCAACTGTAGTAATTGCTATAAATGTTATTAAAGTGTAAACAGCTAGAATTAAATATAAGTTCAAGACAAAGCAGTATTATTCAACTCTCTATTTAATGAAAAATCTTCTGTGTTCATCTCATGTTTGTTAAGTATGCCTATGATATTTCATTTCTAGCTGGtggcaagagaagaaaaatagtaaGTAAAGGGAGAGTATACCATGACAATCTAAAGGGTTAAAattgattttagaaaaaaataataaaatcctttgcagGCAAATAATTGTCCTCAGATTCATTAATAGGAGCACAGTATTTAATTATTCCTATATTCATCACATTTTCAATGAGtgaaaaattatacatatgtatgtattccaatataaaaacttcagaaaaataatctctaaagtttattcacaattgctattTATCAGTAGAAGTTTTGATTTTCCATAAATTTACTTCTTCAGAAAAGAAATTGCTAAAAGATATATCTATATTGTATATCTattgtgtgtctatatatatatacacacacacacacacatatagtataTCTCTGTAGATACACAAAAGGTATATCTATATTCTATAACAATTTCTTTGTTTCAGAAAGTTATTTTTCACTGTACAAATCCACACATGTAATTGTTAGTTAcattactatttttatatatctttatctATTTTCTCACTATGTTTACCTGTATTTATCCTTTCACCTAggatatttaatataattttaagttattttattggGGAAAAAGCATGATAAAATGTCCTAAACACACACAGTTGCATATACAAACTTGCAGCCCTCTTTCCTTACAGGAACCATCATAAATTTCTTGTGAACCTTCTGGAAATATCCCGAGCATAtatccatatttttttaaaaaaaatttacttaaatgAGTAATATACACACTTCTTACATTTGTATTTGcagtttgtttatgttttgttagAATATCTTTTATGTGCTTCAATATCAGCGTGTAAGGACAGGATCTCTATTTGTTTTAATAGCTAATATTGCAATTGTAggtatcataattttaaaaaataaaatatgactaaAATAACCCTTAGGTGCATTTCAGGATTTAGTTATTAATTAGTAATGCTGAAATGgcaaacattttacatattttagtgtgtttttatcgtgtttataaatgtatgtgtagGATAAGTAAAATACTGCCAAATTGCATTTCAaatgattctt of Macaca fascicularis isolate 582-1 chromosome X, T2T-MFA8v1.1 contains these proteins:
- the DCAF8L1 gene encoding DDB1- and CUL4-associated factor 8-like protein 1 isoform X1; translated protein: MSHQEGSTDGLPDLGTESLLSSPEEQSGAAVVTAASSDTEMAAAEPSTGDGGDTRDGGFPNDASTENQDTDPESSSEDVELESVEDFEHFLVSGEGLFYYPLVGEEETEREEEEEEMEEEEGEEEEEQPRVCTRCGGANHEQCLLEEDRALEEWISSETSALPRPRWQVLTALRQRQLGSSARFVYEACGARAFVQRFCLQGLLGGHAGSVSTVHFNQRGTRLASSGDDLRVIVWDWVRQKPVLNFESGHDINVIQAKFFPNCGDSIMAMCGHDGQVRVAELINASYCENTKRVAKHRGPAHELALEPDSPYKFLTSGEDAVVFTIDLRQDRPASKVVVTREKDKKVGLYTISMNPANIYQFAVGGHDQFVRIYDQRRIDEKENNGVLKKFTPHHLVNCDFPASITCIVYSHDGTELLASYNDEDIYLFNSSHSDGAQYVKRYKGHRNNATIKCVNFYGPRSEFVVSGSDCGHVFFWEKSSCQIIQFMEGDRGGIVNCLEPHPYLPVLATSGLDQHVKIWTPTAQAATELTGLKDVIKKNKQERDEDNLHHIDPFDNHMLRFFMRHLSQRAHHSGWRGHGAEFPNEELDESSSTSDTSEEEGQDRVQCLPS
- the DCAF8L1 gene encoding DDB1- and CUL4-associated factor 8-like protein 1 isoform X2, with product MSHQEGSTDGLPDLGTESLLSSPEEQSGAAVVTAASSDTEMAAAEPSTGDGGDTRDGGFPNDASTENQDTDPESSSEDVELESVEDFEHFLVKEETEREEEEEEMEEEEGEEEEEQPRVCTRCGGANHEQCLLEEDRALEEWISSETSALPRPRWQVLTALRQRQLGSSARFVYEACGARAFVQRFCLQGLLGGHAGSVSTVHFNQRGTRLASSGDDLRVIVWDWVRQKPVLNFESGHDINVIQAKFFPNCGDSIMAMCGHDGQVRVAELINASYCENTKRVAKHRGPAHELALEPDSPYKFLTSGEDAVVFTIDLRQDRPASKVVVTREKDKKVGLYTISMNPANIYQFAVGGHDQFVRIYDQRRIDEKENNGVLKKFTPHHLVNCDFPASITCIVYSHDGTELLASYNDEDIYLFNSSHSDGAQYVKRYKGHRNNATIKCVNFYGPRSEFVVSGSDCGHVFFWEKSSCQIIQFMEGDRGGIVNCLEPHPYLPVLATSGLDQHVKIWTPTAQAATELTGLKDVIKKNKQERDEDNLHHIDPFDNHMLRFFMRHLSQRAHHSGWRGHGAEFPNEELDESSSTSDTSEEEGQDRVQCLPS